The proteins below come from a single Camarhynchus parvulus chromosome 29, STF_HiC, whole genome shotgun sequence genomic window:
- the TFCP2 gene encoding alpha-globin transcription factor CP2 — protein sequence MAWALKLPLADEVIESGLVQDFDASLSGIGQELGAGAYSMSDVLALPIFKQEESSLPPESQDKLLPFQYVLCAATSTAVKLHDETLTYLNQGQSYEIRMLDNRKLGELPEINGKLVKSIFRVVFHDRRLQYTEHQQLEGWRWNRPGDRILDIDIPMSVGIIDPRANPTQLNTVEFLWDPSKRTSVFIQVHCISTEFTLRKHGGEKGVPFRVQIDTFRENESGEYTEHLHSASCQIKVFKPKGADRKQKTDREKMEKRTPHEKEKYQPSYETTILTECRCSPGAPELTWLPSVPSDPCLSVPLSLCPSVPSSGSPSHQPDPPAPLADTLLPTWSPQEAQQWLHRNRFSTFSQLFRNFSGADLLKLTREDVIQICGPADGIRLFNALKGRMVRPRLTIYVCQESQQVREPQHEHEDGDGGSGTFFVYHAVYLEELTAAELAEKLAQLFRVPAQHIQHIYKQGPTGIHVLVSDQMIQNFQDESCFVLDTLKAETNDSYHIILK from the exons ATGGCGTGGGCGCTGAAGCTGCCGCTGGCGGACGAGGTGATCGAGTCGGGGCTGGTGCAGGATTTCGACGCCAGCCTCTCGGGCATCGGGCAGGAGCTCGGCGCTGGCGCCTACAGCATGAG CGACGTCCTGGCTCTGCCCATCTTCAAGCAGGAGGAGTCCAGCCTGCCCCCCGAGAGCCAGGACAAGCTGCTGCCCTTCCAGTACGTGCTGTGCGCCGCCACCTCGACCGCCGTCAAGCTGCACGACGAGACCCTCACCTACCTCAACCAAG gtCAATCCTATGAGATCCGGATGTTGGACAACAGGAAGCTCGGGGAGCTGCCCGAGATCAACGGGAAGCTGGTCAAG agcATCTTCCGGGTGGTTTTCCACGACCGGCGGCTGCAGTACACGGAGCACCAACAGCTGGAGGGCTGGAGGTGGAACAGACCTGGCGACAGGATCCTGGACATAG ATATCCCGATGTCCGTGGGGATCATCGACCCCCGCGCGAACCCCACGCAGCTCAACACCGTGGAGTTCCTGTGGGACCCCTCCAAGAGGACCTCGGTCTTCATCCAG GTGCACTGCATCAGCACGGAGTTCACGCTGCGCAAGCACGGCGGCGAGAAGGGCGTTCCCTTCCGCGTGCAGATCGACACCTTCCGGGAGAACGAGAGCGGCGAGTACACCGAGCACCTGCACTCCGCCAGCTGCCAGATCAAGGTCTTCAA GCCCAAAGGAGCCGACCGGAAGCAGAAGACGGACCGGGAGAAGATGGAGAAGCGAACGCCGCACGAGAAGGAGAAGTACCAACCCTCGTACGAGACCACCATCCTGACCGAG tgcaggTGCAGCCCAGGTGcccctgagctcacctggc tccccagtgtccccagtgacccgtgtctgtctgtccctctgtccctctgtccctctgtccccagcagcgGGTCCCCGAGCCAccagcccgacccccccgcGCCCCTGGCTGAC ACGCTGCTGCCCACCTGGAGCCCGCAGGAGGCTCAGCAGTGGCTGCACCGCAACCGCTTCTCCACCTTCTCACAGCTCTTCAGGAACTTCTCCG GGGCAGACCTGCTGAAGCTGACGCGGGAGGATGTGATCCAGATCTGCGGCCCCGCCGACGGCATCCGGCTCTTCAACGCCCTCAAGGGCAg gatGGTGCGGCCCCGCCTGACCATCTACGTGTGCCAGGAGTCGCAGCAGGTGAGGGAGCCCCAGCACGAGCACGAGGACGGCGATGGAGGCAGCGGCACCTTCTTTG TGTACCACGCCGTGTACCTGGAGGAGCTGACGGCGGCCGAGCTGGCGGAGAAGCTGGCGCAGCTGTTCCGCGTGCCCGcccagcacatccagcacaTCTACAAACAGGGCCCCACGGGCATCCACGTGCTGGTCAGCGACCAG